CCGAATGGGCGTTTATTCCTTGACAACGAGAAATGTGAAGGCGATGGTTGGATTTAAGCATAGTTCGTAATTTACTATTGACGGAAAAAAACCAATAAAGAATGCCGGTTGGCGTTCTTTATTGGTTTTCCGTGACTTGTGCAGCTTCAATCCATTGGTCGGCCCAGTTCCCGATCTCTACGAAGAGAGGAGCAAGGGCATGACCTTTTGCCGTTAATGAATACTCAATACGTACCGGTATTTCCGGGTATACGTCTCTTTTGATGAGCCCTTCGGCTTCGAGTTCCTTCAGACGGTCGGAGAGTACTTTACCGCTTAAGTTCGTTAAGGAATTCTCAATCTTGGCGAAACGCTGCGGGCCGGAAAGCAGTTGAAATATAATTAATGCCGTCCACCGTTTGCTCAGTATTTCAATCGCTTTCTCAAACCGTGGGCAAATTTGCGCTTGTTCCATCGTATCACCTCGTTCTTCTCTTCATTATAAACCTTGGAATAATAACACACAATCAGAAGCGGAAAGCCTATATTTTTTAAGTGACTTATTTTTTAAACATTTGTCTCTTACGTGTGGCTATTCTTCGTTCCGAAATAGTTCCCTCAGCATCCTGTGCCGGTTATTTAAGAATTGCTGCGTAAGATTAAAATGGTCCGTTTGCTCCAAAGTCACTGCCTTAATCCCATTTGTAGTAAGTTGATAAATGATTGCGTCGGGAAAAGCCATGAGAATAGGAGAGTGGGTAGAAATAATAAACTGCGAGTGTTTTTGGACAAGGTCGTGGAGCCTCGATAACATGGATAGTTGACGGAATGGAGAGAGTGCCGCCTCTGGCTCGTCCATCATATACAGTCCGTTACCCTTTAAGCGGTTCATGAATGCAAAATTTGTGACATCGCTGCTTCAGCTTTGAGCTGGGCATGGCTTGGAAAAAGGGGCACTAACAGAGGAGGCAATCCGAAAATGGGGGCGATGATGGCGATCCTTTCACGAGGCAAGTACTGATTTTAACCCCTCCGCCGGTTTTGCTCGCGGTTTCATATGGAATATGCTGTTCCCGGACGCCTTAGTGGCAAAAAAGCTGTTGACGCATACAATGGAACATCACTCGTATAGGCAGGTGTCCCGAGTATGGCATTTCATTTTCCGGCTGTCATTCAAGCTTCCCGCGTTACTTTTCCGAAGGCAGAGCTGTGGGTTCCTGTCGTGAGCGGACTTTACAACCAGGCTGCACAGAACGAAATAAACAAATTGCTTCGCATTGCAGCCAGCCTATTGGTCGGCGATCATGGATCGCTTGACGATCCACGCGCGGAAATGAAGGGCTGGTTTGAATTGAAAACGAACGAAAAAGCCGTGCTTAGCTTATCGCTATTTAATTACGCTTATACCGGCGGGGCTCATGGGATTACCCTCCAGCACTCGTATACACTCGACATTACAAGCGGCAAATCTTATTCACTGGCGGACTTGTTTGAGCCCGGCAGCGCATACGTCAAGCGTTTATCGGATTTGATCCGGGCACAGATCGAATCACGCCAAATTGCCACGCTGGAGCCGTTCCGGACGATACTTCCAAATCAGCCATTTTATATCGCCGATCGCGCGCTTGTGATTTACTTCCCCTTGTTCGAGCTGACGCCGTATGCGTTCGGTTTTCCTTATTTTCCGATACCGGTTTACGACATTGCCGATATCATCAACCCCACTGGACCGCTCGCGGTTATGGCGGTGAACGATTAGAAGGCTGTTCATGGCAGAATGACGATTGAGCATGACAGAGTTACCGG
This is a stretch of genomic DNA from Paenibacillus sp. sptzw28. It encodes these proteins:
- a CDS encoding helix-turn-helix domain-containing protein, which produces MEQAQICPRFEKAIEILSKRWTALIIFQLLSGPQRFAKIENSLTNLSGKVLSDRLKELEAEGLIKRDVYPEIPVRIEYSLTAKGHALAPLFVEIGNWADQWIEAAQVTENQ
- a CDS encoding DUF3298 and DUF4163 domain-containing protein, which codes for MAFHFPAVIQASRVTFPKAELWVPVVSGLYNQAAQNEINKLLRIAASLLVGDHGSLDDPRAEMKGWFELKTNEKAVLSLSLFNYAYTGGAHGITLQHSYTLDITSGKSYSLADLFEPGSAYVKRLSDLIRAQIESRQIATLEPFRTILPNQPFYIADRALVIYFPLFELTPYAFGFPYFPIPVYDIADIINPTGPLAVMAVND